CTCCCGCTCCAATGGTTCCGTTACACTGGGTAACGCCCTGTGCGATATCAGGTGACTGTACACCGATGTTAGTAAGAATTAGACATTCGTTTCCGTCTATTCCTTTTTCTTTACTGTCATAACCTATTTCACAGATAATCTCTCTTGCCTTATTTTTAACATCAACCTTTGCGAAAGAAGCAACTTCTCCAGCAATGAAGACAGTGTCTTCAGAAGCCATTGTCTCCAGTGCCACATGGGCAGATGGATCTTCTTTTAAATAGGCATCCAGCAAAGCGTCGGAAATCATATCGCACATTTTATCCGGATGTCCCTCTGTAACAGATTCAGAAGTTAATAATGTTATGTCTTTATTCATCTTGACCTCCTGTACCTTTCGGTATGTATAAGGGATACCTCGGATTGCCTGTATCGATCAGCCTCCGATTTTACAGGTTAATCCTTCTTTTTCTACTATTGCTTTTAATTCTTCCATGAATTCGTTTTCCGGTTTCTTTACTCCGGCAAGCTCATATTCCTTGCCAAGCATTCCGTATTTATTACTTCCAAGATCATGATAAGGCAAAAGATGTAACTCATTTACATTATGAAGATAGGTAGTAAACTTCGCAATTGCCGCAATTACATTCGGGCTTGCGTTAAATCCCGGAATAACCGGAACACGAATGATCATCTTTTTAGCAAGACTGGAAATCAGTAATGCATTCTTTAGTATCGCCTCGTTATTTACTCCAGTATACTCTTTGTGTACTTCCGGGTCAATATGTTTGATATCCATCATAACAACATCGAGCCAAGGAATAATCTTTTCGATTACTTCCGGCGAAGCCATACCGGTTGTTTCAATCGCAGTAGTCCAGCCGAATGCCTTACAAGCCTTTAACAGCTCTAAAAGAAATTCATGCTGTACCATCGCTTC
This Anaerobutyricum hallii DNA region includes the following protein-coding sequences:
- a CDS encoding glycyl-radical enzyme activating protein, coding for MSNMEPSCDTSKKGLVFNIQRFSVNDGPGVRTIAFLNGCPLRCKWCCNPESQELKPVVMFKAQNCVGCGNCEVVCPTGASNLNFPGKIDHTKCIACGKCIDVCYHRALEMSGKWMTVEELMGELYKDRVIYRKSGGGITVSGGEAMVQHEFLLELLKACKAFGWTTAIETTGMASPEVIEKIIPWLDVVMMDIKHIDPEVHKEYTGVNNEAILKNALLISSLAKKMIIRVPVIPGFNASPNVIAAIAKFTTYLHNVNELHLLPYHDLGSNKYGMLGKEYELAGVKKPENEFMEELKAIVEKEGLTCKIGG